The segment GTGTTctcgagtttcattaaaggaaggaaATGGAAATCAAAGGTATCTATTCTAACCCTAGTtactattttcgaaaatagtatAGGTTTCTTAAGGTTTCCTATTTGATGTtcaaaagttgtatgttcaattagagaaaaataGAACAAGAATTAGGGCTGAATGCACACATAGTTTTTTGTTTGTTATGTTTAAAACCCATCATGTTCCTCATCTTTCTATCAGAAAAATCATGCCATACACCTTTCCTTCTCATATTTGAAACCCATATCTCATCAGAGATATCCCTCTTTCCTCCCATTGCCAACTAAGAAAGAGCTCTAATAGCTCCGACATTTGTCACCACCAATGAACCAGAAAACCACCATACCCTTCTTATCCCCGAAATCAATTAGTTTCTTGGAGAGATTGACGGATGTTTACAGAGACCAAACCTTCATGATTTGTATATCTTTGAAGTATACATGGGAAGAAACACGCAGAAGGTGAGTGAAGCTCACATATGCTCTAACTCAATTGGAGATTTCTCATGGTGACAATGTAAGTTTTTCACCGGAATCAATGGCTTTTTAAATCcaatttacatattttttttcttcgTTTTGTCCATGACAAAATTTGATGCAGTGATTGAAGCCCAAAAACCTTCGCCCCTTGTACAAATCAATCCTAATACAACCCACATAATTTTTTGTTCTCATCCCTATGCTTTTCTTTGGTTGTTGGAGGTGGTTGTATTGGAGGTGGAAGGTGATCGGTGGAATGTTAGAAGGCACCAAGGGGGTGTATGGTGGTCTAGGTTTTTaaggaaaaaaattaaaaaatgtaaacccataagagagagagagagagaggggagggggAAGGGGGAGGGAGAGATggggggagagagagaaagagagagagagagagagagattttggttgtttaattaaaataataagaattcaattaaaagaaatataaaaaaaactattttaaatgcaTGTTTGTCATTTTAGGTTGGATATTAATCAAAACCACACAAAAATGTCAATTATAGGACCAATACCAAACAAGGTCTCCAAAATTGGACAACCGGCACCAACAAACTTTTTTGGATCAAAATCACATATTTTTTACAACCACGGTGACCATTTTTGCAACTCTCtactataaatttatattttaacaagacaaaattgcaaaaatagtctctatggtatgcattttttgggggttttagtccaaaccacgacttttttggattgatggcccttttgagctagtttcgttgcatttttggtccctctgaaaagtgaaatgactgtaatgcccttagggtatttattttccatttttaaattcatttttttaatttaataattatttattcattttaattattaaaaaatgagagggcccacctctctctctctctctctacaaactccACCCCCTCCTCCTTTATTTACGACTAAGAACTCCCCATCAGAGGTGGAGCTATTTTTCCGGCCACCATCCAACGTTGTTGTTGTTCCCCTTCCTTCTCGTCAATCCGAGCCGGAATCCAAAAACGGAGGTAGCAAAGCCGCCGGAGGCAGCTCGCCACCTCACTACACCAACTGCTTTCCCTTTTTACTCTCATTGTGTACTGTCGGACGGGAATCCAACTGACAATACCACACATGCCATTCAAGAGCACCTACATACAAATCAGTTTATGGGGGATGAACACCAACAAACAAATTGATTTCCAAAAATGAGAACACACACTCTCCAAAAAGAAAAACACACAAATAAATCAATTTTGGAAATGAGAAAACACAAACAAAAACAGAAACACACTATCTGATTCCATTTGAGGGAATTAATACACACAAACACGCACAATTTCAGTTTTGATTCAAATTTAGGCTTTCGATTCTTGAGTTACCATCTGAAAAGCCCTTGGCGAATAAATCTGGGAAAGAGGCGATGATCTTCATCTGATTTCGTTTTTTGCTTGCATCTATATTAGATCTTCATTGCTTACAATTTGCAGGTTTAGTACCCCAAGATTCCCCAGTGAGTAAATTGTTAGAGACTGAAAAGAAATAGACATAAATGAGGTTTACCCCAATGCTTTAAGGAAGTGAAGAATTGCAAAGATTGTTGGAGAAATCAATGAAGGCAGCAACTTGTGGTGGAACCAGAATCACCCTAGTGAGGCGATTAGAATACAGGTTGAGGACAAAAAGTGGAGGAAGGTTCATATACGAAAAGCCTCCATTTCCAACCTCCCATATCCAACTTGGTATTTCTCCAGCAATTTTGTTGTTTGAGAGGTCTAAATTTATAAATCTTGTTTGGATGAAATTAGGGTGATCGTGTGTGAACCATAGAAAGGTAGAGACCGGAGATGAAAGGGATGAAGTCGAGTAAAGGTACAGACAGCAAAACCTGCAACTCCGACCTCTCTTTTATTTGTCCTGATTTTTAACCCAtgtggggagagagagagagagagagagagcttttattttttaattattaaattgaATAAAACATTATTAACctttaaaaaatgaaagaaaaatagaaaataaatatcccaatggtattatagtcatttcaatttactGAGGGACCAAATCTACAACGAAATTATCTCAAAAAAACCAcgaagccaaaaaagtcgaggtttggactaaaaccccaaaaaaatgcataccacaggggccaattttacagttttgtcttttaacaaataaatgtttaaaaagaaTTGTACATAACCATTATATATGaattattttctataaaaataagATAAACTCATATTCACAATGGGAATCTATATTGAAATACTacatagaaaaattattttttatatattaatatgaatctCTATTTATGATCGACAAAAAATGATTATATTTGATATATTCATTTTCCAGATAAAAGTAAACCTAAAAACAAAAaactaaacaaaaaaaaaggatTTTTCAATAATCCAGAAAATATATTCACACTATATACATGGTAAATATATGGATAAGATTGGTTTCTTAGTTCATTATTTAATCCAAAGACATGTTTGGCCATTTAAAAAAATATGGCAACTCAAAATTTAGATTTAAAGCCAGAAAGACCACCCGTGCAACAAAATGAAATCATGATAACCATTTGCGTTTATTATAGTTCTCCTCAACATGATATACTTTTTGCAAACCACAACGACCAATCGGGAAAGATTAACTGAAAATTTAATGCAACACCTAACAAGATTCCTTAATCAGGAGGATTGGTGGTGTAATCGAGTTGAGCCAACTCATTCATTCGAGACAACTCGAAAATAATCGAAATTGACTTGGTTTAAATGAAAGTGAACAACATTAAGTAGGGTAAtgccaaaaccctaatccaacaAGCATCCACATGAAACCAAGGAATCGGTTTACCCATAACATAATAAAGTAGCTACTACTTGCACAATTTTTAATGCAGAGCTTGCAACATCGGTCCTTAACTAAGTAGAGAGTCAGTAGTTTGAGTTAGGGTGTAATCGACTCGAGTTAAGTGTTTAATACTAGAGTTGCTTGAACACGAGCTTGACTTGACATTAATCGAGTCAACTTCTAATCTACGGATCGGCTTGGCTTGGGTTAATCACAAATCGAAGTTTGACAGTTGAAGAAACCTTGCGAAAATTTGAGACTTGATTCATAGTCTCCGATGACATCTCATGGAACTTGGCTTCATCACCCCAACTGAAAACCATTTCCTCCAATTCCTTTCCATGCTCCAATAAAGCTCGCGCTACAACTAGTATCGGCTTTTCGTCATCAAATTCACAAAACTCCACCTTTTTGAGGCGACGAGTCAAGATGTTGATTTTTTCAGCTTCTTGTAGATGCCACTTGTTCAATCCATAAACATGCTAGATCATCAAACAAAACCACAAGTTTTTCATGTTGAGGTGCAGATATCCAAACTAGTTTTGAATTCTtgaaaaatgtatttatatagtTGATTTTTCATATGATAGGATAATGTGAAGGTGTTAAGTTCAAATCctttacaaaataaaaaatgatgatttataaataatttaGATATTAAAAATTAGAAGGCTGTAAACATTTGAATACACATTTCCAGAACTTGGATACGTTAAACCCATTGAGCTAAGTTTTTTATTTTACTAGTTTACTAAAGTATAACCAGCTTGATCCATTCGTAGGTAAATAAGAAGGAATTTTCTGCCTCTATGAATATGTGAAATTGAACTACATGCTTCAAGACTGTGAAACATAAAAAATACCATTTGATATGAGAATGAGAATACCTTTATAAAGATTAAATGGAGAGACTCCAGATCCGGAAAATATTCGAGAAATGTGATGATCATATACAATCCTTGCGGGTCATCAACTGTTATCTCCAAAGTCTTGAGATTAGGTAGAGACATGGGCTCTTCATCTTCATCTGGCCAATAGCACTACACCACAATCAcaacaactcaaaattttaaAGGTTATTATTCATGCATGGCAATAATATTCAATCAAAACCCATAAAAGGCATGTAGCTACTACATTAAGCCCTGTTAGGCAGTTCTTGTTAATTCCATTAGGTCAAAAGGAAATAACATCGACAAAGTTTGTTTTATAGCTTCTGATTAATGTTCTAATCTAACATAAGGCAAGCATTAGACAGCCCTCTCTTTTTCCAAAACTATAAAGGAAAGGTTGCATAACGACCTTTTCATAGAGCTAATGAGAGATGTCTAAAACAGGTTAaacaatacaaaataaaaataaaaaatgctcTATCTTAAAACAAAGATTTTCCGAAGATGCAATGCAAAATATTTTAGCCGAAATGAAGAATTGTTTAAGAAGAGAATAAGCATCTACCTGTCCGATGAAGCAAATGCTGATGGACAAATATTCCACATGAGATATTCCATTAAAAACATCACAAAAGGATTCAGATGAAAAGTCTGTACAGTGAATCATAGATTTCTTCAAGGAGTGTAGATCTCGGAATGAAAATTTAAAAGATACAGGGCCAACTAACTTCAAAAGCTCCAGATTTGGGCAAGAAATCTTAAGCCTCAGACAATCTAACATATCGTCTACTTCTGGATCAGGTATTATCTCATGCTTTTCAATTCTCAGATTCTTCAGCTTCGGACTTGCAATAACAAGAGATCCAGACGGAGTACAGCAGTTTAACAAACTCAAATCCTCAAGCAATGGGCAGCTTTCAAGAAAATAATTTACCAAATCACCCTTTCTTTTATAAATATCGCTCAATACAACATCGTTCAACTCAAGAACCCTAAGTGCAGGGAACCCTGGAATCTTAGGCAAACATAGACGATGATATCCGAGCAAATATAATTTTAACACTTCCAAAGAACTACAAGTCACCAGACAATGGGGTATCTCAAGATCCTCAGGCTCATCTATTGGGCCAAACATCAAGTCAAGTAGTTTGATTTTTCTCACAACAGCAGCATGAATCCATCGCCTTATGGTTGACATATCGTAGTAATCCGCACACCATAAACGAAAACTATccaaatcaagagttttgtttaGTAAAACCCAATACACAAACTCTTTAAACCCGTTACTTTCCAATTCCATATCTGGATCCAATCCTCGGGTATAATCTATGTCTATAGATGGAACTGAAGTCCACAGATGCCTCCATCTTCTTTGACAAAATGCTTGTTCGAATTACTTCTTCAGTACTTGGAATACCTGAAAGAATCAACTGAAGAACATGATCTGGCAAGTTACTGATCATATCAATCCCATCTTCGCCTTCTGGCTCCTTTCCTTGCTCGGACTTCTTCATGACGCTGTAATCTGTTACTGTGATGGATAAAAGATCATTCAGTAAGACATTTTATCAAACAGTTTgtgaataattatttttttagatATAAACTGGACTTTAATCTCCATAAGTTAAGCTTGACTCTCACAGGACGCAATATTAAATACTTTCAATCAATATGAGTTTCATGAGAAGGTTAGAAGCTTCAAAACTTCAGACATTAATCATCAACCAAACAAATCAAATTCATATAATAAAACTGAAATTTAACATATTTGCAAGAAGATACAAAGAATATATAAACCCTAAATAATAGCAAACCACATTCAAATAAAAAACCTGATATTTGAGAAAAATACCTGATCAGATAGGTGCAGCGCCTTATGGTTTAAGAAGTAACTGGAGGCCATGAACGATTTCCTTCTTTTCCCAGCCAATTTGAGTCTGCATCTGCACCCTAATCAGTAATCACCCCTTGCTCTCTATGCGATTATTTCGCTTCTCAGCTGATTCTCGATTTGCAGGAACATCTTTTGGGCCTCAGATTAAGCCCGAGGCTGTTCTGGGCTGGGCCTGGCAGTAAATCACATTTTTGTTCTTGTGGTTTTCTTCTACTTATGGATCAGTTCAGTTTTTCCTATTCCATTAGGACAATTTTTAGAGTACGTTTGACAAGTGTTTGTTAAAAAAGGACAGGGAGCATTTATgatgttatttttttaaaattataacgATCTCTTTTATCTCAATAGGATTTTTGCATGTATAATCAACTTCTGAAAATATCATAAGTATACAAGATATTAGATAAAAGAGTAAAGTATGTAAttcatttttgtggtttttgatcCGGTCCAGTTTTTGGTATCTATAGACTATTCAAGATCATCTTACATGAACAACTTTGTATACATTCTGATCCGGTCCAACTTTTCCTATTCATTTGGAATCGGTCCAGTTTTTCCCTACTTTTCTAACATGtaactttataaaatttaagtTGCATGGAAAATTGTGGCAGggaaataacaatatattttgcATTTATAGCATTATGGGCGATACCACATGTTTCAATTTTTACCATAGTTACAATTTATAGTGATTATAgcaaatttattttgaaaatccagTAACCCTTCAATTTTGTTGCTTATCAGGCATCCAATTAACACCAACAAGGCAATTCAAATAGCAAATCCACATTGAAAAAAAATGTCGTAAGAAATCCAAACCAAAATACTTATATTTCTAACAGCCATTAGTAAAATCTAGCAAACGATTGTTTTGATAATTAAAAGCCTTAGCTTATGTTTGATGATCTAATCATTGGATATGTAAgaacaaattttaaaaatcattaaaaactttataaaaaaacACATTAGCATGTTTGGATGTGGCATGTGATGTGGTCAGTGACACAACAACAACGGATGTCATGTCCGATTTTCATAGGTTTCATGTCACATATTGGTATAAACAACTAGAGAAGTTTTGTCCTTATTGTGTCCGATATGTTCTACATCGGTTGACATTTTGGATCAAATTTTTGTTTCCTATGAGCTATCGATCAACATTTGGAGAAAGGTCTTATGTTGGCTTGATATGGTGGTTTCGGGATGGAAGGCTATTAATGACATCATCTTGTGGTTGGATTCGGTTTTTAGTGGAGTGTAGAAAAAGGCGATGGTTGAAGCTATTATttttgtagtttggtatatttggCGATTCTGAAATGATCTTGTGTTTGGCGATAAGATTCCTCAAAGAAATGAGATTTTTGAAAATGTTGTTGACTTTTCGTTTGATTGGTTTGTTTTTAGAAACTCTCTTGATTGACTTAATAACCCTTATCTAGTTGTGTCTTtgtaattttgttattttttgctAATAATTCACTTGTTCAAAAAAACTGGTGGTAGTTTGTGTAGTTATGATACCACTGAGGAAATGTTTTTTGGATTTGATAATAGTTTGCATAAGTCTATTATGGATAGTTAATGGTTAGAATAACACTTAATTAATTGTAACCTTGATTATTAAGGAATTTGCGTAATAACACTTTAATAATGAATTTGAGTGTATACTAAATTGTTGAAAGGCATTGTGCAAATTGTACTGATTAGCTTAATGATATATTAAGTTGTGTAACTAATTTATATTTTTAGTCATGTTACTCGTAGCTTATCATTTTGTTGGTGTGCCTTTTAGGTTTCAAGTAGACTTAGTAGAAAGATGCAAAGTTGGTAGCGCCCGGCTTAGAAGTTAGTAGAAAGATCCAATTTTTCCAAAAGGTCGCTCTTGAACATATTGTTGGTATAATCTTGATGTtggaaaattgaaataaaaaaatatggtTTTACATTTTATGCTTTAGTTATTAGTTTGTTATCTAGAAATGGTCCACTATAGTTTGACCGAATTTTGTGGAGTTGAAAGAATGGGTCTTCGGTTGTATCTCTTCTTTAGGGAGAGTAGATAGTGTAGCTATTTTCATGCATCACGTGGGTGTCTAGAAGGCTATATACAGTCTTTCCTCTAGTATGAATAAAGTAAGAGTTGTTTGTCATTATTTTTCACACAATGCATATTTAATTCATTTGTGCAGATCAACTTTTGTTTCTTCTTTCTATCATTAAAATCGAGTAAACAAGCTGTCATTTTGGTTCTTCTTTTACAGCACATATCCTaatgtattattttattttcGTAGGGCAGCACAATCAAATCaagctgattttttttttcagctgTAGCCTAAGTTAGTTCTCATGCAAGTAATACAAAAGATCTAGTAATACGGGGGATATGAAAGCAACATCATGTTAGGTTATACAAAATTCCAAAGCTAACAACAACAAGCATCCGCCACAATTTCACATAAGACCAAAAGATCTGGTTTACCCCATAACATGAATTGGTAGTTACTACGTACAGTTTTACAAAAAGCATTTAACATCAGTTCATCAAAAGAGTAACGAGCTCgatctcaactcaaataaaagactCAGAGCTTGAATCGAGGGTGAGCTGGCTGAAGTACAGTTGTAAGTTTGACAGTTGAAGAAGCCTTGTGAAATTTTGACAtttccttcatagcctccatcGACTTCTCATGGTGCTTGGCGTCCTGTTGCCACAAGAAAACCATTTCCTCCAATGCATCTCCATGCTCCAATATGGCACGAGCTATAGCCAGTTTCCGATCATCTCCATCGAAACCAAGAAACTCAACCAATTTCAAACGACGCGTCAAGATTCTCATTGATGCAATATCATCTAGTTTCCAGTCTTCCAACCGATCTACCTAAAAATACATGATTCAAGTTTTGTTatatacataaataaaaaaagaacACCATTTGATATGAGAAATGAGAATACCTGTGTAATGAACAAACGGAGAGACTCCAGATGTGGAAAACATATGAGAAATGGGATGAGATCATTCATTGCAAATACACCAGTTGTTATCTCCAAAGTCTTGAGATTGGGTAGAGATACAGGGACATCATTTGGCGGAAAATAGCACTACCACAACAGTTTACAGGTTATTATTTAAGAACTGTTCATACATACAATACAAAGAGAATAAGAACCTACCATTGAGACACAGTAAAGAGTGATGCACAAAAACTCCACGTGACTTATTCCAACAAACCCATCAACAAGGGGCCTTTCATCTTCAGTCAGTTCTTCAGGGTGAATCACAACTTCCTTCAAGGAGGGCATACTTGTTTCAAAGATAAATTCACCAGCTACATAACCTGATAGCATCAAAGACACCAACTTTGGGCAAGAAATTTTTAGCGTATCAAACATGCCCTTATTCTTCTTGAACACTTCATAACTAACCCCTGCCTTGTTGATAATTGTAAGACTCTTGAGGTTCGGACACGAAATACGAAGAGTATAAAGTTCGTGTATAAAACAGTCTATCAACCACAAATCCTCAAGCAATGGGCAGCTTTCGAAAAAATATTTAACTGAAAAATCATCGAACAAATCAACCTTTTTCAACACAAGAACCTTAAGTGCTGAAAACCCTGTAATAATATTAGGCACACTTAGACGACATCCGGACAAAGACAACCTTAATTCCTCCAATGAACTGCAAGTCACCAGACAATGGGGCACCTTGACAACCTCAGACTTATTCCGAGGGCTTAACACCAAGTCAAGTTTTTTCACGTTTTTCATAACGGCGATGTGAATCCATTGCCCTAGTGTCGATTTATTGTAGTAGAATACATAACTTAGACGAAAACTATCCAAATCGACGGATTTGTTTGCTAAAACCCAAAACACAAACTCTCTAAATTTGGTTTTATCGAATCTTTGTAAAAGATTCATCCCTCGGAAATCATCTATGTCTACACAGGGAATTGGAATCCACAAATGCCTCCATCGTGTTGACAAAATGCTTGTTCGAACAGCTTCTTCTGTACCTTGAAGACGTGAAAGAATCAACTGAAGAACATGATCCGGCATTCGACTGATCATATCAACTCCATCTTCGCTTTCGGATGCCTTTGCTTGCTTTGATTCCTTCATATTACTCTGTTACTTTATAGACGCGAataaaaaatcattacaaatattCAAATCAAATtgacattttatcaaacactttgTGAACAGCAAGATGGTAATACAACTGAAAAGGCGTAGGTTTCTCACCAAGATTGATCTCTATGGTTTTTCATGCTTGACATTTTCTATCTAACTCCCTTTATTCTATTAAGGGTTAATGTTATAATATGACAACTAATTACTTCAAATTTACAGTAATGTCATTGCATTTCTAGTTGTACATCCTAAAACATTAATGTTTCTAACTCTTTCTATATTATTTCATATGAAAGCTTTGTGTTACATTTACACCTTAAAAATGCAGGATTTTGATGCATTTATATAGTTTGCTAATTTTGtattaaataacaaaaataaagtagaaattaaaaactaaaagccAAAGGAGAAACAAAAAAACTAAACTTGACTCTCACAGGAAGCATTAGTAAATATTTTCAATCAATATGACTTTCATTGGAATTTGGAAGTTTAGAAGCTTCAAACATTAAAACTAGAAATTAAGTCCCGTAGATAACCATTAACCTTCCAATCTTCGATTACTAAGCATATAAACCGTATATAATCATCGACCAAACAACCAAGTTCAAATAATAAAACTGAGATTCAAGATATTTGAGAAAAAACACAAGAAGATGCAAAGAACATATAAACCCTAGATAATAGCAAACCATACTCAAATAGAAAAACGGAAATATAATTGAGAACAATACCTGATTAAATAGATGCCGAACCTTGTAGTTTAAGAGCTAATGCCTGGGCGATTGTAAACGATCCCCCTTGTTTCCCGCCCAATCTGAGGCTGCGTCTATGTAATCTTCCCTTGCTCCCTGGCTCCTAAAGTCCTAATCGACCACTATTATTTCTAGCTTCTGGGCTCATTCTTGATTGCTGGAAGTTGAAGGTGGAAAGTGGAGAGTGGACTGGAGACTGGAGACTGGAGACTGGCCCTAATTgtccaattgaaaattttggatcGGACTgttttggttcggatattcggatttttggattggttttcaataaAACCGagttattattttggatttcggattggttttggtttataaaatgagaaccgaatagtccaaaaaaaaccgaataacaatttgttatgaatttattttcagtatatctataattatttattaattttataattttttttaaataagttaaaaaagTTTTAcctaataaaaaacattaatatgtactttctctcaaaagtttttttatctattaaataacAAACTATAATATGCCTTCTTAgtggttgtttataaattttaaatcacaagtaaataatttgtttttgcgtTTTCTGTAAAATTGGATCATATTATATTTCTATGTCCTTTTAAAATGTTatggttttgaaaaccgaattataaaaaccgatccaaccgaattgtaattggattggatttgaatttagtttggactatttggatccatgttttagaaaccgaaatcaatttggatttaattaattagatcggatcgaaccgatccatccaaacgatcACCCCTAGAGACCGGAATTGGAATTGGAAAGTAGAATTGTAGAAACATCTTTTGGGCTTCAGATTGGGCCATGGCGGTTGTCCGTATAACTGTCTCTGGGCTGGGTTATACTTTATAAAGCTATAATAATGAAATAATCTATTTTATCACAAGAGGATTTTTGTCCTACACAATCAAACTTCTGAAAAtatcataaatatataaataaatatacaagATA is part of the Lactuca sativa cultivar Salinas chromosome 7, Lsat_Salinas_v11, whole genome shotgun sequence genome and harbors:
- the LOC111905959 gene encoding F-box/FBD/LRR-repeat protein At5g56420; its protein translation is MKESKQAKASESEDGVDMISRMPDHVLQLILSRLQGTEEAVRTSILSTRWRHLWIPIPCVDIDDFRGMNLLQRFDKTKFREFVFWVLANKSVDLDSFRLSYVFYYNKSTLGQWIHIAVMKNVKKLDLVLSPRNKSEVVKVPHCLVTCSSLEELRLSLSGCRLSVPNIITGFSALKVLVLKKVDLFDDFSVKYFFESCPLLEDLWLIDCFIHELYTLRISCPNLKSLTIINKAGVSYEVFKKNKGMFDTLKISCPKLVSLMLSGYVAGEFIFETSMPSLKEVVIHPEELTEDERPLVDGFVGISHVEFLCITLYCVSMCYFPPNDVPVSLPNLKTLEITTGVFAMNDLIPFLICFPHLESLRLFITQVDRLEDWKLDDIASMRILTRRLKLVEFLGFDGDDRKLAIARAILEHGDALEEMVFLWQQDAKHHEKSMEAMKEMSKFHKASSTVKLTTVLQPAHPRFKL